In Helianthus annuus cultivar XRQ/B chromosome 9, HanXRQr2.0-SUNRISE, whole genome shotgun sequence, the following are encoded in one genomic region:
- the LOC118481702 gene encoding protein FAR1-RELATED SEQUENCE 4-like produces the protein MFTGNTDLAIEQHAFAIYTNAVFTQVQKEIIKGKFLCYITNQTESSNSSLLIDVTHLDKRNNITNVYQVTYNTVDQSASCSCRNFTRIGYLCRHVFCVYRLKNVERIPPQYINDRWRRDALPKQVFSISSRYGVNPHAPSVMRNEILDLVTECVDVARTDEDSLAKLVDQLRDFKINVLSKQPLSTIQNESNECEMEEIVGLPIDIPVEVANPEVARNKGCGTHTRISGPGEKAKAKPPKRPKQLRLCKRCGLYVDDHDSRNCVKVAAMKAVKAAAEQQRQTAPGASPSD, from the exons ATGTTCACTGGCAATACTGATTTAGCGATAGAACAGCACGCGTTCGCCATTTACACAAACGCTGTTTTCACGCAAGTTCAAAAGGAGATAATTAAAGGGAAGTTTTTATGCTACATCACAAACCAAACCGAGTCCAGCAATTCCAGTCTTCTGATAGACGTCACTCATTTGGATAAAAGGAACAACATCACAAACGTCTACCag GTTACGTATAACACTGTAGACCAATCCGCCAGTTGCTCATGCAGGAATTTCACACGTATCGGATATCTGTGTCGCCATGTCTTTTGCGTCTATCGATTGAAAAATGTTGAAAGGATTCCACCCCAATACATAAACGATAGGTGGCGTCGAGATGCCCTCCCCAAACAGGTTTTTTCAATTTCCAGCCGATACGGAGTCAACCCTCACGCACCGTCCGTTATGCGGAATGAAATCCTTGACCTCGTTACTGAATGCGTTGACGTGGCCAGAACCGATGAGGATTCGTTGGCAAAATTGGTTGACCAACTCAGGGATTTCAAGATCAATGTGCTTTCCAAGCAACCATTGTCTACAATTCAAAATGAATCAAACGAGTGTGAAATGGAAGAAATAGTTGGGCTACCAATCGACATTCCAGTAGAAGTTGCTAATCCAGAAGTTGCACGCAATAAAGGATGTGGTACTCATACTCGCATTTCTGGGCCCGGTGAGAAGGCAAAGGCAAAACCACCAAAACGTCCAAAGCAGCTTCGTTTATGCAAGCGTTGTGGTCTGTATGTCGACGACCACGACTCACGCAACTGCGTTAAGGTGGCTGCAATGAAAGCAGTAAAGGCAGCTGCTGAACAACAAAGGCAGACCGCCCCTGGTGCCTCACCCTCTGATTAA